One window of Halococcus agarilyticus genomic DNA carries:
- a CDS encoding ribbon-helix-helix protein, CopG family, whose amino-acid sequence MPRITVSVSDEQAERIEDLAGEDGPHSSKSEVMRYFIRRSQEADELEQENERLHRERRQLLDQRKERNELVRYAEDQRDQDQRDRERRRKPAWTRAWWWLTGEPE is encoded by the coding sequence ATGCCCCGCATCACGGTGTCTGTATCGGATGAACAGGCTGAGCGAATCGAGGATTTAGCGGGGGAAGATGGCCCTCATTCCTCGAAATCTGAAGTGATGCGATACTTCATACGCCGTTCACAGGAGGCTGATGAGCTCGAGCAAGAGAACGAACGACTTCATCGCGAGCGTCGGCAGCTGCTCGACCAGCGCAAGGAGCGCAACGAGCTCGTCCGGTATGCCGAGGATCAACGCGACCAGGATCAGCGTGATCGTGAGCGGCGCAGAAAGCCTGCGTGGACACGAGCGTGGTGGTGGCTTACCGGAGAGCCTGAGTGA
- a CDS encoding DUF7718 family protein: MHYRDITHPDGRLWYSLESDGPRVTQFVVQLECWIEDEWMEVARFDHDPETHDIREEGLHMDIYRDGEKYDVDRDFPRLNPKAGLNFSISYLQARNEQLIERYKSWLNK, encoded by the coding sequence ATGCACTACCGCGATATAACCCATCCTGATGGCCGTCTCTGGTACTCGCTTGAGTCGGACGGCCCACGGGTTACACAGTTCGTCGTGCAGTTAGAGTGCTGGATCGAAGATGAGTGGATGGAGGTTGCGCGGTTCGACCACGATCCAGAGACGCACGACATCCGCGAAGAGGGCCTTCACATGGATATCTACCGAGACGGCGAGAAATACGACGTCGATCGCGACTTCCCACGCTTGAATCCAAAGGCCGGACTGAATTTCAGCATCAGCTACTTACAAGCGCGCAACGAACAGCTGATAGAGAGGTACAAATCGTGGCTGAACAAGTAA